The segment CAGTCTTGATATTCTGCTTCGCGCACCAATTGACCGACAACTGCGTGCGCTTCGCGAAACGGCAAGCCTTTGCGCACCAAATAGTCGGCCACATCGGTGGCGTACAAAACGGCATCGAGAGCCCGAAGCATAGCCTGTTTATCGATTTCCAACGTGCGGATTACACGGCCGGCCAGTTCGATGCACATGGTCGTCTGGTCTAGCGAATCGAAAACTGCAGGCTTGTCTTCCTGGAGGTCTCGTACGTAAGCGGTCGGCGCGCCTTTCAGCAGCGTCATCCCCTGCACAAGGTTGCCGATTACCCTGGCCGTTTTACCGCGGATGAGCTCGAGCGAGTCGGGATTGCGTTTCTGGGGCATCATGCTGCTGCCTGTAGCGTAGGCCTCGGCGACGCGCACATAGCGAAAGGCCTCGCACGACCAAATGATCAGATCTTCGGCCAGGCGACTAAGGTGCACCATGATCTGAGCGCAGAGATATTCAAACTCGAGGACAAAGTCGCGGTCCGAAGTGGCGTCGATACTGTTCTCCGACGGGCGATCGAAGCCCAATTCTTCGGCCAGCTTCCCGCGGTCGACCGGAAAGGCGCTGCCGGCGACGGCGCCGGAGCCGAGCGGAAGCGTATTCATCCGTTTCCGCCATTCCGTCAGACGCTCAAAATTGCGCTGCATTTGAAAGAAAAATGACAAGAGATAATGCGCAAAGGAAACCGGCTGCGCCTGCTGCAAATGCGTTTGACCCGGAAAAACGGTTTCGACATGTTCCTCGGCGCGTTCCAGCAAGGCTTGCTGGAGTCGACGGAGGGAAGCCTGCAATTCACGGCTTTGCTCGCGCAGATAGATCTTCAGGTCGGTTATCACCTGATCATTTCGGCTGCGGCCGGTGTGGATGCGCCCCCCTAATTCTCCGAGCCGCTCCGTCAACCACTTTTCATTCGCGGAATGAATGTCCTCCGCGCCCGGCGGGAACTTGAGGAGACCGGCATGAAAATCGCTCTGAATGGCATCAAATGCGGCGCAGACCCGCTCGGCTTCCGCAGCCGTATAGACGCCGACGCCGACCAGCGCCCGCGCCCAGGCTTTATTGACGGCAATATCGGCATCAAAAAGCCGTTGATCGAAAGACAAGGAATTGCCGATCGCCTCCATCAACGGATCGGTCGCTTCGGCAAACCGCCCGCCCCATATTTTTTTGTCGGCCATCCTCAGTCCCGCTTAAAGATCGAATAATCCGGCTCTTCGTAATCTTTTTTCTTGCCCCAATCGATCTGAACGAGCGAGCGAACCTTGATCGGCAACCCGAACAGATTGATAAACCCTTTGGCGTCGGTTTGATCGTACACATCCTCCTCGCCGAAGGTGGCCAACTCTTCGCGATAGAGCGAATAAGGCGATTTGCGCCCGGCAATGACGACATTGCCTTTGTAAAGCTGCAGCCGCACCGATCCGGTGACATTTTGCTGCGTCGATTCGACGAAAGCGTCGAGCGCTTCGCGCAGCGGCGTAAACCATTGACCGTTATAGACCAGCTCGGCATATTTGGGCGCGATCATTTCTTTGAAATGCATGGTATCGCGATCGAGAACCAGACTTTCCAGCTCGCGATGGGCGATGAAAAGCAGCGTACCGCCGGGTGTTTCGTACACGCCGCGCGATTTCATGCCGACCAGGCGGTTTTCTACTACGTCCACGCGACCGATGCCGTGCTTGCCGGCAATCTTGTTGAGAGTCTTGAGCAGCGAAACGGAATCCAACCGATCCCCGTTTACGGCCACCGGTACGCCTCTTTCGAAATCGATTTGAATGAACTCGGGCTTGTCCGGAGCTTTCTGCAGCGAGGCGGTCAGCTTGAACATCTCTTCCTTGGGCATGTTCCAAGGATCCTCCAAGTCGCCGCCCTCGTGACTGATGTGCCAGATATTGCGGTCGTTGCTGTAGATCTTTTCCTTGGTGGCCGTGATGGGCACGTTGTGTTCGACGGCATAGGCGATGGCATCCTCGCGCGAGCGGATGTTCCATTCCCGCCACGGCGCAATGACGTGCAGTTTCGGATTAAAAGCCTTATAAGTGAGCTCGAAGCGGACCTGGTCGTTGCCTTTGCCGGTGCAGCCGTGCGCCACGGCGTCGGCGCCTTCGGCCGTAGCGATTTCGACCTGACGCCGTGCAATCAGCGGCCGGGCGAACGAAGTCCCCAACAGATAGCGGCCCTCATACACGGCACCGGCTTTGAGAGTCGGCCAAATGTACTCCTCGATAAAGGTTTTACGCAGGTCTTCGATATAGCACTTGGAAGCGCCGGTGGCCAAGGCTTTTTCCTGCAGCCCTTCGAGTTCCTCTTCCTGCCCGACATCAGCCGCAAAGGCGATAACCTCGCAGCCGTAATTTTCCTTCAACCAAGGAATGATGATCGATGTATCGAGTCCGCCGGAATAAGCCAGCACAACCTTTTTTATTCTGTCCATAAACGTTTCTCCTTTTACAATTGTCGCGGAAAAATAGTTAAAAATGTGAATTAATCCAAGGCAAAGACGGTCTCGGCCTGCGATTATCATAGCCCTGTTAACCGCCGGTGCAGCGTCGAATGATTATCTACCATGCTTTTCGTTCAGAATGCGATCGCACTATACTTCGCAGGCCTGCCCATTAAAGCGCGCCGGCTTTGGATTTCAGCCGATTCTGCCCATCAGCTCGGCAAATTCCTGCTGCAACGCCGGCGCAACCGAGTCATCACGCACCAGCCGAATCACCCGCGCCAAACGCTCAACAATGACTTTGGCGGCGCGTTCACCTTTTTCCGCACTCGCCCATTTGGCTTCTCCGGCATAGTGCGTCGGATAGTCGGCGTAAAAGTCTAACGGCGTTTTGATCTGCGCCTCTTTAAAGGCCTGCAGCCTGTGCTGCGGCAGCCCGACGTGCGGTTCCGGCACCGCGGCCATATTTACCAAGTGCGGATAAAGGTAAAGCATGAGGCTGGTTTCCCACTCGTCGGCGTGGCCGCCGAATTTAGAATCGCAATAGACTTTGATAACGTCCTCGATCTCCCAATCGAATTTCGGCATATAAAGCATGTAATCGAGCGGCTGGCGAGCCAAATGGTTCTGAAGGAGCAACGGCGTGACGTTACGGTTACCGCCGTGAAAGTTGTAGAGAATGATCTTTTTAAAACCGTTACGCGAAATTTCGGTAAACAAATGTTCGAGCACGGCGATGACCTGCTTGACATCAAAGACGACGGCGCCCGGATGCGCAGCGGCCGAAGCGACCATCATATAATGCTGCGGCGGAAAGACGATCGCCGGTTCGATCTCGGCCGCCAAACAGGCCAACCGATAAGCGAGCAGACTGTCGGTTCCCAACGGCAGATGGTCGGAATGTCTTTCCAGGCAACCGAGAGGCACAATGCAGACGCCGCTTTCGTCGCGTAATGCTTCAAACTGTACGGAGGAAATGTTGATCCATTCCATTCCTTTTCCTTTTCTTTATTGTCATTGCCTGCAGGAGGCGGCGTGCATTATCCCTACAGCCGCCTATTTTCCCGCAAATAGTGCAACTGTTTTTTTGCTGTTTGTAAATTAGCTTCGCCAGGCTATATATTCAAGAAATATATTTTTCCGCAAAAGGGTTTTCATCTTTCAAACTTGGGATGAG is part of the candidate division KSB1 bacterium genome and harbors:
- the argH gene encoding argininosuccinate lyase; amino-acid sequence: MADKKIWGGRFAEATDPLMEAIGNSLSFDQRLFDADIAVNKAWARALVGVGVYTAAEAERVCAAFDAIQSDFHAGLLKFPPGAEDIHSANEKWLTERLGELGGRIHTGRSRNDQVITDLKIYLREQSRELQASLRRLQQALLERAEEHVETVFPGQTHLQQAQPVSFAHYLLSFFFQMQRNFERLTEWRKRMNTLPLGSGAVAGSAFPVDRGKLAEELGFDRPSENSIDATSDRDFVLEFEYLCAQIMVHLSRLAEDLIIWSCEAFRYVRVAEAYATGSSMMPQKRNPDSLELIRGKTARVIGNLVQGMTLLKGAPTAYVRDLQEDKPAVFDSLDQTTMCIELAGRVIRTLEIDKQAMLRALDAVLYATDVADYLVRKGLPFREAHAVVGQLVREAEYQDCPLNQLPLDVYLKFSPLFAADVFDLFDPAASVNRRSLIGGTAYKAVREQLALAKKMIFGKEADAA
- a CDS encoding argininosuccinate synthase, whose translation is MDRIKKVVLAYSGGLDTSIIIPWLKENYGCEVIAFAADVGQEEELEGLQEKALATGASKCYIEDLRKTFIEEYIWPTLKAGAVYEGRYLLGTSFARPLIARRQVEIATAEGADAVAHGCTGKGNDQVRFELTYKAFNPKLHVIAPWREWNIRSREDAIAYAVEHNVPITATKEKIYSNDRNIWHISHEGGDLEDPWNMPKEEMFKLTASLQKAPDKPEFIQIDFERGVPVAVNGDRLDSVSLLKTLNKIAGKHGIGRVDVVENRLVGMKSRGVYETPGGTLLFIAHRELESLVLDRDTMHFKEMIAPKYAELVYNGQWFTPLREALDAFVESTQQNVTGSVRLQLYKGNVVIAGRKSPYSLYREELATFGEEDVYDQTDAKGFINLFGLPIKVRSLVQIDWGKKKDYEEPDYSIFKRD
- a CDS encoding creatininase family protein; translation: MEWINISSVQFEALRDESGVCIVPLGCLERHSDHLPLGTDSLLAYRLACLAAEIEPAIVFPPQHYMMVASAAAHPGAVVFDVKQVIAVLEHLFTEISRNGFKKIILYNFHGGNRNVTPLLLQNHLARQPLDYMLYMPKFDWEIEDVIKVYCDSKFGGHADEWETSLMLYLYPHLVNMAAVPEPHVGLPQHRLQAFKEAQIKTPLDFYADYPTHYAGEAKWASAEKGERAAKVIVERLARVIRLVRDDSVAPALQQEFAELMGRIG